From Microbacterium sp. CGR2:
CGCAGGTAGTCATGCAAGTCCATAACTCTCCAGGTGGTGGGGGCAGATCGGCGGTATCGTCTCCTGAGACTACCCATACCGACGAAGGCAGCATGACAGCTCTCAGCGATCTTTTCCCGAACGGTCCGCGTGCGGACGTGTCCGGTGTGCCGCCGCTCGACGACCACCATACGGTTCAGAGGCTCCGGGAGATGATCGGTGAACCGCGCGAGAACCGGGCCCAGGCGCGGCCGATCGCGAACACGAACGAACTGATCCGGATGGCTGACGTCGCCGTGAAGACCGCCGTGCCCGTCAGCGCGGATGCTGTCACATCCGATCGCCCGCCCAAACGGACGAGGCGCCGGGTGGATGCACTGGCGTTATCGGCGGGTGCGCTCGCCGTCGCCGCTGTGGTCGCGGCGGGAACGATCGGTGCGGTTCAGATGGCGACGGCCAGCCCGGCGGCGAGCTCTCTCGAATCCCTGCAGGCCGACGAGGCCGCTATTCAGAATGCCTACCAGTCGTTGAAGACGACCAGCGACCGTATCGCGGCAGACATCCAGAAGCAGGCGGCGGACGCGACGGCGCTGCGTGGCGCCCTCGTGGCGACGAGCACCACGCCGGACCCGGGGTCCGAGGAAGCTGAGCCGCTGCCGGTCACCGATCCCGCGGCGCTGTCCACCGCGCTCGAAGCAATTGACAGCTACACGACAGGCCTTGCTGCTGTCTCGCTCCCCGAGCTCCCCGCGGAGTACGCCCGGCCCGACATCGACACGGAATCGCTCGTCGAGGTAGGCAGCGCGATCGATGCGGCGCAGGAACAGCTCGTCGTTCTGGATGCCGCGACCGCGGAACTGCGAACTGTCGAATCTCAGGTGGGATCGCTGGGTGCGCCGGCCGAAGCAGCAGTGGAGACCTATACGGCGACCTTCCCTGGCGCCGCGCAGGCGGCGAACGACCGTTACCCAGACGCGGATGAGGCACTGCGCACCGCGCTGACGGATGCAGCGACCCGCGTCGCCGAGGCAGACCTCTGGGAGCCGGCGAACGTCGCGGCGCTCACCGTGTACCGGGACGCCTTCGGCGCCGTTGCGGCGGACCAGCTCCGGGTCGAGATCGAGCGGGAGGTCGAGCGTCAGCGTGAGATCGAAGAGGAGCGCCGACAGCAGCAACAGCAGGACAATCAACAGCCGGATCCGGAGCAGACCCCGCCGGAGGATGGTTCGACCGAGCCGCCGGCCGACGGAACAGATCCAGGAACAGGGACGCCGCCTGACGGCGAAACCGCTCCTTAGATCACGGACCTGCACGCCACCTGTGAGAACATGAGTCTCAGGGGGAGTGCGTACCGGAGGGGGCTTTCCAGCTGTGAGCGGCAAAAAGGAGTTCGTCGATACGTCGACGGGCGATATTCCGGTGTACACGGAAGTGTCCGTCACCCAGAAGCGACGGCGCAGGCTCGCTGCTCTCGTCGACGGACTCGCCTGGAGCTTCGGGGTGGTCCTCGCGATCGCCCTCCGCTTCGAGTTCGTGATGGAGCCCCGCAACTGGATCGCGACGAGCATCCTCGCGGTCATCGCCGGTGCCATTCAGATAGTCATCGGCTTTGCGACGGGCCTCTATCGAGGTCGGTTCACGTACGGGGCGTTCGACGAGGTGCGCTCGGTCGCCCTCATCGTGGTGGTGGAGGCGTTCGCCCTTTCGCTTCTGGTCATTCCGCTCGGGCCATTCATCGGCGTTCCACGCGGAACGCTGCTGCTGGCCTTCCCGTTCGTGCTGCTGCTCATGTTCGGAGTGCGCTATCTGGCACGGCTTGTCATCGAGCGCGCACGCAAACCCGGTGAGGATGCTGAGCCCGCGCTCATCATCGGAGCAGGCTTCATCGCCGACAAGCTGCTCGCGAACATGACCACGGACCCGACGTCGCCGATCCGCGCCGTCGGCTTGATCGACGACGACCCCGCCAAACGCAATCTCCGACTGCGGGGTGTGCCGGTCGTGGGTAACACCCGGGAGCTGGCCGCTGCGGCCCAGCGCACGGGCGCGAAACTCGCGGTCATCGCCATCGGCAGCGCCGACAGTCTGCTGCTCCGCAAGCTCAGCGACCGCGCCGAGCGAGCCGGGCTCCGCGTCGCCGTGACGCCGACCCTGAACACGTTGAAGTCGGGCGAAGAATCGTTCACCGATGTGCGCGACATCAGCATCGAAGACCTGATCGGTCGGCATCCGGTCGACACCAACGTCGAACTGATTGCCGGATACATCACCGGGCGGCGCGTTCTCGTGACCGGCGCGGGTGGCTCGATCGGGTCGGAACTGTGTCGTCAGCTCTCCAAGTACGGCCCGCGCGAACTGATCATGCTCGATCGCGACGAGACCGGCCTGCAGGACGCGCAGTTGGGCACCTCGGGCCACGGGTTGCTCGACACCAATGACGTCGTCCTCGCCGACATCCGCGACGTCGAGCTGCTGGACCGCATCTTCGACGAGCGCCGGCCAGAAGTCGTCTTCCATGCGGCCGCGCTGAAGCACCTTCCGATGCTCGAGCAGTACCCGGACGAGGCGTGGAAGACGAACGTCATCGGCACGCTGAACGTCATCACCGCGGCGCGTCGCGTCGGGGTCACCACGTTCGTGAACATCTCCACCGACAAGGCGGCGAACCCCACAAGCGTTCTCGGACACTCCAAGCGTGTCGCCGAGAAGCTCACCGCCTGGGCGGGCTCCGAGACGGGGATGCGCTACCTGTCCGTCCGCTTCGGCAACGTGATCGGCAGCCGCGGCTCGATGCTTCCCACCTTCCAGCGGCTCATCGCCGAAGAGCGCGCGATCACGGTCACGCACCCCGAGGCGACCCGCTACTTCATGACGATTCCCGAGGCGTGCCAGCTGGTCGTCCAGGCCGGTGGCATCGGCCGAGCCGGCGAGGTCCTCATCCTCGACATGGGCGAGCCGGTGTCGATCCTCGAGGTCGCCAAGCGGATGATCTCGATGTCGGGCAAGAACATCGAGATCATCTTCACGGGGCTGCGCCCCGGCGAGAAGCTGCACGAAGAGCTGGTGGGGTCACGCGAGAATCTCGAGCGGCCGTTCCACCCGAAGGTCTCTCATACTCAAGCCGACGTGATCACCCCGGAACGACTCGACAAGACCGGCTGGATGGCCCGCATGTTCGCGAATCCGCGGAACAACGACACTGTCGCGATCGAACCGATCCGCCTGAGAAAGGCCACTGACGCGTGAGCGAACGCATCTACATGTCCTCGCCGGACGTCGGCGAAACCGAGGAACAGGCCGTCGTCGCGGCGATGCGGTCCGGATGGATCGCTCCGCTGGGCCCGGACGTCGACGCGTTCGAACGCGAACTCGCCGAACGAGTGGGAGTCGCGCATGGCGTCGCTCTCAGCTCCGGGACCGCCGCTCTGCACCTCGGGCTCCTCACCCTCGGTGTGCAGCCGGGCGACGTCGTCCTCACCTCGTCGATGACCTTCGCCGCGACAGCGAATGCGATCGTCTACACCGGAGCGGAGCCGTACTTCATCGACGCCGACCCTTCGACGGGCAACATGGATCCCGCTTTGCTCCGCGAGGCGCTCGTCGAGCTCCGAGACGCCGGGGAACGCGTGGCCGCCATCGTTCCGGTCGACCTGCTCGGCAAGGCCGTGGACTACACCGCGATCCTCGCCCTCGCCGATGAGTTCGACGTGCCGGTGCTGTCGGATGCGGCGGAATCCCTTGGCGCCATGCACCGAAGGCGGGCGGCCGGAAGCTTCGGCCGAGCATCCATCGTCTCGTTCAACGGCAACAAGATCATGACCACGTCCGGCGGCGGGATGCTGCTCACGGACGACGGCGACTTCGCGCATCACGTGCGTTATCTCGCCACACAGGCGCGCCAGCCGGTGGTGCACTACGAGCACACCGACATCGGCTACAACTACCGGATGAGCAACCTGCTCGCCGCCCTCGGGCGCGCGCAGCTCAAGCGGCTCGATGCGATGATCGCGCGCCGCCGCGAGATGCGGGAGCTGTACAAGCAGCTGTTCGCCGAGGTCGACGGCGTCGAGGTCTTCGGGGCAGAGGGCGACGAGGCCGACAACGTGTGGCTGACATCGATCCTCGTGGACGCCCAGGTGACGGGCTGGGAGCCCACGGCGCTCGCCGCAGCGCTCGCCGAGGACAACATCGAGAGTCGTCCGCTGTGGAAGCCGATGCACGCGCAGCCCGTGTTCGCAAATGCCCGCAGCAAGACCAGCGGCGCGTCGGAATCGTTGTTCGCACGGGGCCTCACGCTGCCCAGCGGCTCGGCGTTGACGGCGGAGCAGCGCGCGCGCATCGTGGTCGGCATCCGCGGTTTTCTGGCCCGATGAGTGCTCGGGTGCGCCCCTACGACTTCGTCAAGCGTGGGCTCGACATCGTCGCCTCCGCGGTCGCCCTGGTCGTGCTGTCCCCGATCATCGTCGCGACGGCCGTGCTCGTTGCGGTCAAGCTCGGGCGACCGGTCATTTTCGCCCAGGAGCGTCCGGGCAAGGGTGGCCGTATCTTCACGCTCTACAAGTTCCGTTCGATGCGCTCAGTCGACGAGTCGCGCGGGTGGGTGACGGATACTGATCGGCTGACTCCATTCGGTGTGAAGCTGCGCTCGACCAGCCTCGACGAGCTGCCGAGCCTGTGGAACGTGCTGCGCGGCGATATGAGCGTCGTGGGTCCTCGACCGCTCCTGGTGGAGTACCTCGATCACTACACGTCCGAGCAGGCGCGACGTCACGAAGTGCGCCCCGGCGTCACGGGTCTGGCTCAAGTGACCGGACGGAACACGATCTCCTGGGAGGATAAGTTCGCCCAGGACGTCCGGTATGTCGACCGTCGCAGCGTCGGACTCGACCTCCGGATCGTCGTCGCAACCATCGGTGCGGTGGTCAAGCGCGAGGGGATCTCCGCGGAAGGACATGCGACCATGACGAAATTCGGGGAAGCGAATGGCTGAGCGGATCGTCGTGATCGGTGCCGGCGGATTCGGACGCGAGACGCTCGACGTCGTCGAAGCTCTCATCGCTGCAGGGGAGTCGTTGCAGTTGCTCGGCGTCGTCGACTCGGGTCCGCGCCAAGTCGACCTCGGCAGGTTGGGAGAGCGCGGCGTGGTCTACCTCGGAACCGACGACGAGTGGCTGCCTTCCGCTGCCGGAGACGAGCGCTTCGTCGTGGCGATCGGTTCGCCGCGCATTCGCGCCGCCGTCGCCGAACGTCTGACCGCCGCCGGACTCCGCCCGACCACGCTGATCCACCCCCGTGCCGTGGTCGGATCGCAGGCCCGCATCGGCGAGGGTGTCGTCATCACCTCCGGGGTGCAGGTGTCGACCAATGTGACGCTGGGCGATCATGCGCATCTCAATCCAGGCGCGATCATCGGACACGACGCGACACTGGAAGATTTCGTGTCGGTGAATCCGGGGGCAATCGTGTCAGGGAACGTGATCGTCGAGAGCGGTACGCTTCTCGGCGCCGGATCGGTCGTGCTTCAGGGACTCACCGTGGGGGCGGGGGCAACCGTCGGAGCCGCGGCGTGTGTGACGAAGGACGTCGCCGCAGGAACGACTGTGGTGGGCGTGCCGGCGCGCGTGCTGAGTGAGGGAGCTGCGTCATGAAGGTGCTGATCGTGTCGCAGTACTACCCTCCGGAGGCCGTGCCGTTGCCGGCGGACCTCGCGCAGGGGCTTGCGGCCCGCGGGCATCACGTGAAGGTGCTCACCGGCTTCCCCAACTACCCGTCGGGCAAGGTGTTCCCGGGATACCGCCAGGCCTGGCGTTCGATCGAGCGAGACGGTACCGTCGAGATCCACCGGGTCCCGCTGTTCGCCGATCACTCGCAGAGCGCGGTCAAGCGCATGCTGAACTACTTCTCGTTTGCGCTCAGTTCGGCGACAGCCGCCCGGCTGGGGCGTGGAGCTGATGTCATCTACGTGTACGCGACACAGATGACTGCGGGTTTCGGTCCATGGCTCTGGCGGATCACTGGTGGACGCCCGTACGTGCTGCATGTCCAGGACCTGTGGCCTGACTCGATCGTCGGCTCCTCGATGATGTCGGGCGGCACGAAAGAGCGTGTCATCTCGGGCGTACTGGGGCCGTGGCTACGCAGCGCTTATCGTCGGGCGAACGGTGTCATCGGCATCGCGCCCACCATGGTGTCGACGCTGGTTTCTCGCGGCGTTCCCGATGAGCGAGCCCACCTCGTGTACAACTGGGCGGACGCCGGTGAGCCCGTCGAATCGACGTTGCCTGCAGCCGATGAGCCCCGCGCTGAGATCGTCTACGCCGGCAATATCGGAGACATGCAGGACCTCTCCACGGCGGTGCGCGCGGCGCACGCCGCAGCGGATGCCGGCGTCGCACTCACCCTCGTCGGCGATGGTGTCGTGAAAGAAGATCTGCAGCACCTCGTGGCGGAGCTCGGTGCAGAGAACGTCCGGTTCCACGACCCGGTCCCACGCGAGCGGATGCCGGAGATCTATGCACGTGCTGACTACGCCCTCGTCTCCCTCAAAGACATGCCCGTCTTCCGGGGCACCATCCCTTCGAAGTTCCAGGCCGTCCTTTCCGCGGGCGTTCCCGTGATCACCACCGTCCAAGGTGACGTGCGGCATCTGGTCGAAGACGGCGATGTCGGGCTGACGGCCGATGCTGAGGATGCGCGCTCGCTGGAAGCAGCATTCCGAGACGCCGCCGCTCGCGATGGCGATGAGCGCGCAGCGATGGCTCGACGCGGACGCACGATGTACGACAGTCTGTTCTCCCGCGAGTCGGGAATCTCCAGAATCGAAGAGCTGCTGACCGCAGCCACGAAGGAAACGGGTACACGACGATGAGCGAATCATACGACGGAGCGCGCGTGTTGGTCACCGGCGGGACGGGATCGTTCGGCCACACGGTCGCGAAGAAGCTCCTGGAGCGCGATGTCTCCGAGATCCGCATCTTCAGCCGCGACGAGGCGAAGCAAGATCTGATGCGTCATGAGATCCCGGATTCCCGCTTGCGCTTCTACGTCGGCGACGTACGCGACTACGACAGCGTTGACCGGGCTACGCGTGACGTGGACTTCGTGTTCCATGCTGCCGCGCTCAAGCAGGTTCCGTCCTGCGAGTTCTTCCCGATGGAGGCCGTGCGGACGAACGTGAACGGCAGCGAGAACGTCGTGCGCGCCGCCGACCGCAATGGGGTCTCATCTGTCGTGGCGTTGAGCACAGACAAGGCGGTGTACCCCGTGAACGCGATGGGGATGTCAAAGGCTCTGATGGAGAAGGTCGCGCAGTCGCACGGTCTCAACAACCCGAACACCGCGACGACCGTGTCATGCGTCCGGTACGGCAACGTCATGTACTCGCGCGGTTCGGTCATCCCGCTGTTCATCCGCCAGATCAAGGCAGGAAAGAACATCACGGTGACGAATCCGGACATGACACGCTTCATGATGTCTCTCGCGCACTCGGTCGATCTCGTCGAGTTCGCCTTCCGCAACGCGCAGCAGGGTGACCTGTTCGTCCGCAAGGCGAAGGCGACGTCGATCGGCACGCTCGCGCAGGCGACGCTGAACCTCTTCCGCTCGGACTCGAAGCTCGAGGTCATCGGCACCCGCCACGCTGAGAAGTTGTCTGAGGCGCTCGCCACTCGGGAAGAGCTGTCGCGCGCCCGCGACATGGGAGAGTACTTCCGGGTCGTCGCCGATAACCGAGACCTCAACTACAGCGTCTATTTCGAAGAGGGGGACGTCACGCAGACCCGCTTCGAAGACTACGACTCCCACACCGTGCAGCAGATGTCGGTGGGAGAGGTCGAAGAGCTGCTGTTGACGCTCCCTGAAGTGCGCGACGAACTGCGTCAGGCCGGAGTCCCTGAGACCACGGTGACGAGCTCGTGACAAAGTTCGCCGTCACCGGAGCCCGCGGTTTTCTGGGCTGGCACCTACGCGCGGCTTCGCTGGAGTCAGGTACTCCCGTCGAAGGCATCCCGCTGGGAACGGAGTTCGATTTCGACCAAGCGAAGGCCGCGGTCGATGGCGCTGCGCGCGCGATCCATATCGCGGGTGTGAACCGCGCTTCGGATGAGGAAGTGACGTCGGGCAACATCGAGTTCGCCGAGCAGCTGGCTTCCGCGCTTCGTGCCGCACCGACGCCGCCACCCGTGGTGGTCTACGCCAACTCCACCCAGGCGACGAACGGATCGGTGTACGGCGAGGCCAAGGCGCGGGCGGCCGAGATACTTGCGGCGGCAGCATCCGACATCGGCGCGGAGTTCATCGACGTGCGACTGCCGAACCTGTTCGGAGAGCACGGGCGTCCTTTCTATAACGCCGTGACCGCGACGTTCAGCCACCTCGTGGCGTCCGGCGACAGCCCCACGGTGGAGAACGACAAAGAACTCACGCTGCTTCACGCACAGCACGCGGTGGACATCTTGAGCGGGACGGTGCAGCTCCCCGCGCTCGACGGGCTGCAGCGGGCGGAGACGGTCACGGGGCTGCTCGGCCGCCTGCGGGGATACGCCGAGCTCTACAGCCGGGGCGAGATCCCGAACGTCGCCGACGAGTTCGACCGTGACCTCTTCAACACTTACCGTTCATACACCTTTCCATCGCAGTCGCCACTCGACCTGACGCGTCATGCGGACGCGCGCGGCTCGTTCTTCGAGATCATCCGCTCGCACGGGGGTCCTGGACAGTCGTCGTTCTCGACGACCGTTCCCGGAGTCACCCGCGGAGATCACTTCCACCGACGCAAGATCGAGCGGTTCACCGTGCTCCAGGGGCGCGCCCGCATCTCGCTGCGCCGCCTGTACTCTGATGAGGTCGTCTCGTTCGAGGTGTCGGGCGACGCGCCCGGCGCCGTCGACATGCCGACGATGTGGGCACACAACATCACCAACATCGGTGACGACGTCTTGTATACGTCATTCTGGACAAACGACATCTTCGACCCCGCGAACCCCGACACGATTGCCGAGGCAGTGTGACATGGCCGACAAACTCAAGGTGATGACCGTCGTCGGGACCAGGCCGGAGATCATCCGCCTTTCCGCGACGATCAAGCTTCTCGACGAGCACACCGATCAGGTACTCGTTCACACCGGGCAGAACTACGACTACGAGCTCAACGAGGTGTTCTTC
This genomic window contains:
- a CDS encoding nucleoside-diphosphate sugar epimerase/dehydratase, with product MSGKKEFVDTSTGDIPVYTEVSVTQKRRRRLAALVDGLAWSFGVVLAIALRFEFVMEPRNWIATSILAVIAGAIQIVIGFATGLYRGRFTYGAFDEVRSVALIVVVEAFALSLLVIPLGPFIGVPRGTLLLAFPFVLLLMFGVRYLARLVIERARKPGEDAEPALIIGAGFIADKLLANMTTDPTSPIRAVGLIDDDPAKRNLRLRGVPVVGNTRELAAAAQRTGAKLAVIAIGSADSLLLRKLSDRAERAGLRVAVTPTLNTLKSGEESFTDVRDISIEDLIGRHPVDTNVELIAGYITGRRVLVTGAGGSIGSELCRQLSKYGPRELIMLDRDETGLQDAQLGTSGHGLLDTNDVVLADIRDVELLDRIFDERRPEVVFHAAALKHLPMLEQYPDEAWKTNVIGTLNVITAARRVGVTTFVNISTDKAANPTSVLGHSKRVAEKLTAWAGSETGMRYLSVRFGNVIGSRGSMLPTFQRLIAEERAITVTHPEATRYFMTIPEACQLVVQAGGIGRAGEVLILDMGEPVSILEVAKRMISMSGKNIEIIFTGLRPGEKLHEELVGSRENLERPFHPKVSHTQADVITPERLDKTGWMARMFANPRNNDTVAIEPIRLRKATDA
- a CDS encoding DegT/DnrJ/EryC1/StrS aminotransferase family protein; the protein is MSERIYMSSPDVGETEEQAVVAAMRSGWIAPLGPDVDAFERELAERVGVAHGVALSSGTAALHLGLLTLGVQPGDVVLTSSMTFAATANAIVYTGAEPYFIDADPSTGNMDPALLREALVELRDAGERVAAIVPVDLLGKAVDYTAILALADEFDVPVLSDAAESLGAMHRRRAAGSFGRASIVSFNGNKIMTTSGGGMLLTDDGDFAHHVRYLATQARQPVVHYEHTDIGYNYRMSNLLAALGRAQLKRLDAMIARRREMRELYKQLFAEVDGVEVFGAEGDEADNVWLTSILVDAQVTGWEPTALAAALAEDNIESRPLWKPMHAQPVFANARSKTSGASESLFARGLTLPSGSALTAEQRARIVVGIRGFLAR
- a CDS encoding sugar transferase, whose translation is MSARVRPYDFVKRGLDIVASAVALVVLSPIIVATAVLVAVKLGRPVIFAQERPGKGGRIFTLYKFRSMRSVDESRGWVTDTDRLTPFGVKLRSTSLDELPSLWNVLRGDMSVVGPRPLLVEYLDHYTSEQARRHEVRPGVTGLAQVTGRNTISWEDKFAQDVRYVDRRSVGLDLRIVVATIGAVVKREGISAEGHATMTKFGEANG
- a CDS encoding NeuD/PglB/VioB family sugar acetyltransferase, giving the protein MAERIVVIGAGGFGRETLDVVEALIAAGESLQLLGVVDSGPRQVDLGRLGERGVVYLGTDDEWLPSAAGDERFVVAIGSPRIRAAVAERLTAAGLRPTTLIHPRAVVGSQARIGEGVVITSGVQVSTNVTLGDHAHLNPGAIIGHDATLEDFVSVNPGAIVSGNVIVESGTLLGAGSVVLQGLTVGAGATVGAAACVTKDVAAGTTVVGVPARVLSEGAAS
- a CDS encoding glycosyltransferase family 4 protein is translated as MKVLIVSQYYPPEAVPLPADLAQGLAARGHHVKVLTGFPNYPSGKVFPGYRQAWRSIERDGTVEIHRVPLFADHSQSAVKRMLNYFSFALSSATAARLGRGADVIYVYATQMTAGFGPWLWRITGGRPYVLHVQDLWPDSIVGSSMMSGGTKERVISGVLGPWLRSAYRRANGVIGIAPTMVSTLVSRGVPDERAHLVYNWADAGEPVESTLPAADEPRAEIVYAGNIGDMQDLSTAVRAAHAAADAGVALTLVGDGVVKEDLQHLVAELGAENVRFHDPVPRERMPEIYARADYALVSLKDMPVFRGTIPSKFQAVLSAGVPVITTVQGDVRHLVEDGDVGLTADAEDARSLEAAFRDAAARDGDERAAMARRGRTMYDSLFSRESGISRIEELLTAATKETGTRR
- a CDS encoding polysaccharide biosynthesis protein encodes the protein MSESYDGARVLVTGGTGSFGHTVAKKLLERDVSEIRIFSRDEAKQDLMRHEIPDSRLRFYVGDVRDYDSVDRATRDVDFVFHAAALKQVPSCEFFPMEAVRTNVNGSENVVRAADRNGVSSVVALSTDKAVYPVNAMGMSKALMEKVAQSHGLNNPNTATTVSCVRYGNVMYSRGSVIPLFIRQIKAGKNITVTNPDMTRFMMSLAHSVDLVEFAFRNAQQGDLFVRKAKATSIGTLAQATLNLFRSDSKLEVIGTRHAEKLSEALATREELSRARDMGEYFRVVADNRDLNYSVYFEEGDVTQTRFEDYDSHTVQQMSVGEVEELLLTLPEVRDELRQAGVPETTVTSS
- a CDS encoding NAD-dependent epimerase/dehydratase family protein; translation: MTKFAVTGARGFLGWHLRAASLESGTPVEGIPLGTEFDFDQAKAAVDGAARAIHIAGVNRASDEEVTSGNIEFAEQLASALRAAPTPPPVVVYANSTQATNGSVYGEAKARAAEILAAAASDIGAEFIDVRLPNLFGEHGRPFYNAVTATFSHLVASGDSPTVENDKELTLLHAQHAVDILSGTVQLPALDGLQRAETVTGLLGRLRGYAELYSRGEIPNVADEFDRDLFNTYRSYTFPSQSPLDLTRHADARGSFFEIIRSHGGPGQSSFSTTVPGVTRGDHFHRRKIERFTVLQGRARISLRRLYSDEVVSFEVSGDAPGAVDMPTMWAHNITNIGDDVLYTSFWTNDIFDPANPDTIAEAV